The Bacteroidota bacterium genome includes a window with the following:
- the moaC gene encoding cyclic pyranopterin monophosphate synthase MoaC, with product MKKFTHTDNEGKAKMVDVGHKPEQLRTAIAEGFIKLDSETVKLIKENNIKKGDVLTVSEIAGIQAAKKASDFIPLCHQLRLTKIDVKTELKENGVLAKSKVKCIGQTGVEMEALTAVSITLLTIYDMCKAIDKKMEIENIRLIEKIKENI from the coding sequence ATGAAAAAATTTACTCATACTGACAATGAAGGTAAAGCAAAAATGGTGGATGTTGGTCACAAACCCGAACAACTACGAACAGCAATTGCGGAAGGATTTATAAAATTAGATTCTGAAACTGTAAAACTTATCAAAGAAAATAACATAAAAAAAGGTGATGTTCTTACGGTTTCTGAAATAGCAGGTATTCAGGCGGCAAAAAAAGCAAGTGATTTTATTCCTCTTTGCCATCAATTACGGCTTACAAAAATTGATGTAAAAACCGAACTTAAAGAAAATGGAGTATTAGCAAAAAGCAAGGTTAAATGCATTGGACAAACAGGCGTTGAAATGGAAGCACTAACTGCTGTGAGTATTACATTATTAACTATTTACGATATGTGCAAAGCCATTGATAAAAAGATGGAAATTGAAAATATTCGTTTGATTGAAAAAATAAAAGAAAATATTTAA